A window of the Clostridium sp. 'White wine YQ' genome harbors these coding sequences:
- a CDS encoding DUF3888 domain-containing protein produces the protein MKLFKNLIYFFLCLFILIQIPAMKVKPEVLNTSYGVKSDSSLSDDALRSILYPYITDSLSKYYGGIGRQFDLSKAKLTVTQPDPELFTFTITVQVVTFVGPHNPPYGIETITIETSPYGTRVIDFKHEDEKLPTHLKVHISNILICLIC, from the coding sequence ATGAAGTTATTTAAAAATTTAATTTATTTTTTTCTTTGCTTATTTATACTTATTCAAATTCCGGCCATGAAAGTAAAGCCAGAAGTTTTAAATACTTCATATGGTGTTAAGAGTGATTCATCATTAAGTGATGATGCTCTTCGTTCCATATTATATCCTTATATTACGGACTCTTTAAGTAAATATTATGGAGGAATTGGACGTCAATTTGACTTATCTAAGGCTAAATTAACAGTAACTCAACCGGATCCTGAGCTTTTCACTTTTACTATTACTGTTCAAGTTGTTACATTTGTTGGACCTCATAATCCTCCATATGGTATAGAAACAATCACAATTGAAACTAGCCCATATGGAACTAGAGTTATAGATTTTAAACATGAGGATGAAAAATTACCTACTCACTTAAAAGTACACATCTCCAATATTTTGATTTGCTTAATTTGTTAA
- a CDS encoding restriction endonuclease translates to MATLTFNEQERFEKLFGMSSGYVLDFSNRKFQQFIYSVMNIDIYQKYEYASKAKLLRQIILDYDNVIVGKLLMELLSYMRDNISIDDKEKKLFSSCVEIANRLMGKKITVKQSSSKVTTTKVIFNYEESLKKLVELTSIDNNQKRGFAFEKYLFELFKQNELEPRSSFRITGEQIDGSFILNKEVYLLEAKWTKSQIDKGDLVIFNEKVSSKSGFTRGLFISFSGYTSEAIETFANGRTVNIILMTVQELVILLQRKLDFKDILWRKVRFLAEEGDFFKNTIEL, encoded by the coding sequence ATGGCAACATTAACTTTTAATGAACAGGAAAGATTTGAAAAACTTTTTGGAATGAGTTCTGGCTATGTTTTGGATTTTAGTAATAGAAAATTTCAGCAATTTATTTATAGTGTAATGAATATTGATATTTACCAAAAGTATGAGTATGCATCAAAAGCAAAGTTGTTAAGACAAATTATTTTGGATTATGACAATGTTATTGTAGGAAAGTTGTTGATGGAATTACTTAGTTATATGAGAGATAACATCTCAATAGATGACAAGGAAAAGAAACTATTCAGCAGTTGTGTAGAGATTGCAAATAGACTTATGGGTAAGAAAATTACTGTCAAGCAATCATCTAGTAAAGTAACTACAACTAAAGTAATATTTAATTATGAGGAAAGCTTAAAGAAGTTAGTTGAGCTAACATCTATTGATAATAATCAAAAGCGAGGATTTGCTTTTGAAAAGTATTTGTTTGAATTGTTTAAACAAAATGAACTTGAGCCAAGAAGTAGTTTTAGAATAACTGGTGAGCAGATTGATGGTAGTTTTATACTAAACAAAGAAGTATATTTGCTTGAAGCAAAGTGGACAAAATCACAAATAGATAAAGGTGACTTAGTAATATTTAATGAGAAAGTATCATCAAAATCTGGCTTTACAAGAGGTCTATTTATTAGTTTCTCAGGTTATACAAGTGAAGCGATTGAAACTTTTGCAAATGGAAGAACCGTAAATATCATATTGATGACAGTACAAGAGTTAGTAATATTGTTGCAAAGAAAGCTAGATTTTAAAGATATACTTTGGAGAAAAGTACGATTCTTAGCAGAAGAAGGAGATTTTTTCAAAAATACTATTGAATTATAA
- a CDS encoding TnsD family Tn7-like transposition protein, whose product MIYDFPALYKDELLYSILGRYHLTDGNRNTKILFKQLFGKSTVTPVIDIPCNIEKFSNCIPENLGYSSNEIIKNYTLFPLYSPFMDIGKRQECIDIIKFKDGKGIKHKIGIIAGSICKKKNIYYCPECVKFEITNYGETFIHRLHQVQGVHICEKHCCKLKEYKNVLKSKASFNYIDIRKIDDSPEYISDRKVYLKLLKISQEVKYLLENDLSLHLDQNTIRQRYYNILFEKGYITANNNVKQSKLMDDFINYYGDDFLVNVGSPISISNESNWLKVMLRKPKQKIHPIRHILFIDFLVGSIEQFIMYTNKKNVYLCLNRWCNHYKDNNMTKFKITADYKTRELVATVKCENCGFIYSRKVNKDMNKVGRIKNFGPVWCNKLAEVLRSNMSLRAMSREMGCDCKTIVKYAEKLRYSNLTCSDMNIGNEKNDNTNEMNFGERNNYRNSIIKFMEKNPCMTISSIRLNRYKEFAWLYKNDRDWLHDNLPEPRRNRHKEYNKVDWEKRDNILLMLLKNDYNSIKRSQETVRITKTLLGRRVGKLSYIEKKLDKLPLCKEYLESVQETVEEYQIRRVYSVCSDLINRNESIVGWKVRKLAGLKNNISEIVKQKIERAIANYVDIS is encoded by the coding sequence ATGATTTATGATTTCCCAGCCCTATATAAAGATGAACTTTTATATAGCATATTAGGAAGATATCATCTAACTGATGGAAATAGAAACACTAAAATTCTATTTAAACAACTATTTGGAAAGTCTACAGTCACCCCGGTAATTGACATCCCATGTAATATTGAGAAATTTAGTAATTGCATTCCCGAGAATTTAGGATATTCTAGTAACGAAATTATTAAGAATTACACACTATTTCCACTATACTCTCCATTTATGGATATAGGAAAAAGACAGGAATGTATTGATATTATAAAATTTAAAGACGGTAAAGGAATAAAGCATAAGATTGGAATAATAGCTGGTAGTATATGCAAAAAGAAAAACATATATTATTGTCCAGAATGCGTTAAGTTTGAGATAACTAATTACGGTGAAACATTTATACATAGGCTACATCAGGTTCAAGGTGTACACATATGTGAAAAGCATTGTTGTAAATTAAAAGAATATAAGAATGTCTTAAAAAGTAAAGCAAGCTTTAATTACATAGATATTAGAAAAATAGATGATAGTCCAGAATATATTTCAGATAGAAAAGTATATTTAAAATTATTGAAAATATCTCAAGAAGTTAAATATCTACTTGAAAATGACTTGAGTTTACACTTAGATCAGAATACTATTCGGCAAAGATACTATAATATATTGTTTGAAAAAGGGTATATAACTGCAAATAATAATGTAAAGCAGTCAAAGCTTATGGATGACTTTATTAATTATTATGGTGATGATTTTTTAGTTAATGTGGGTTCTCCAATTAGCATATCTAATGAAAGTAATTGGTTAAAGGTTATGCTTCGAAAGCCTAAACAAAAAATCCATCCTATAAGACATATACTTTTTATAGATTTTTTAGTTGGTAGTATAGAACAATTTATTATGTATACAAATAAGAAGAATGTATATCTATGTTTAAATCGTTGGTGCAATCATTATAAAGATAACAATATGACAAAGTTTAAAATTACTGCTGATTACAAAACAAGAGAACTTGTTGCAACCGTAAAATGTGAGAATTGTGGCTTTATTTATTCAAGAAAAGTAAATAAAGATATGAATAAAGTAGGAAGAATTAAAAATTTTGGGCCAGTTTGGTGTAATAAATTAGCAGAGGTCTTAAGGAGTAATATGTCATTAAGAGCCATGTCTAGAGAAATGGGGTGTGATTGTAAGACAATAGTTAAATATGCTGAAAAATTGAGATATAGTAATTTGACTTGTAGTGATATGAATATAGGTAATGAAAAAAATGATAATACAAATGAAATGAATTTTGGGGAAAGAAATAATTATAGAAATAGTATTATTAAATTCATGGAAAAAAATCCTTGTATGACTATTTCCTCTATAAGACTAAATAGATATAAAGAATTTGCATGGTTATATAAAAATGATAGAGATTGGCTTCATGATAATCTTCCTGAACCACGTAGAAATAGGCACAAAGAATATAATAAGGTAGATTGGGAAAAAAGAGATAATATTTTATTAATGTTATTAAAGAACGACTATAATTCTATTAAAAGAAGTCAAGAAACAGTAAGGATAACCAAAACACTCTTAGGACGACGGGTCGGAAAGTTATCATATATAGAGAAAAAGCTTGATAAATTGCCATTATGTAAGGAATATTTGGAAAGTGTACAAGAGACAGTAGAGGAATATCAAATAAGAAGGGTATATTCTGTATGTTCTGATTTGATAAATAGAAATGAAAGTATTGTCGGTTGGAAAGTTAGAAAATTAGCTGGTCTAAAAAATAATATATCTGAAATAGTTAAACAAAAAATAGAGAGGGCTATAGCAAATTATGTTGATATTTCTTGA